Genomic DNA from Canis lupus dingo isolate Sandy chromosome 32, ASM325472v2, whole genome shotgun sequence:
CATAAAGTTCATTAAGTAGTCAATAAAGCAGCAAACAAAAACGAGGAAAATTAAATCAGGATGCTAGAGACAGGGTGTGTGCCAGCTATGAAttttggaactttaaaaaaaaaaaaaaacactgaatatgaattttttatatgGGTACAATCTCCATTACATTTTAGTAGAGAAAGGATGGAACTGAcaaacactacaaaaaaatttttacttggaaaaaaaaaaaattggatcttctgaattttatttatttatttatttttttggtctttattatGCTTAAATAATGTTGATTATAATTTACCACaaaagtaaatgttttctttttttttttttttctggctcactTCAGATCAGCCTGATAAGGTATATACCTTTATATAGCCTTTCCATGGTTCTCCATGTTCCCACTCTCAGAGTAGTCTACCTTAGTTTGCACTTAAAGGTAACACTTGAGGCTACATGACAGAAACTGGCTGCAAAGGTGGACAAGGGGAAGCATGTCCCTCTTGCCTTGATAAATCAGTGCCACATACTGAACCCACATTTTCTGAAGCATTATCTTCATTATAGAGCCGTTTGATTCCATCATAGAAGTCATCCACTTCCATTTCCTCTACTTTGCGTTTAGCAGAGGTATGCTTGCACCCACTGGCAGCTGGGAGATGATGGTAGAAGGCTGCTGCACCTCTGACTGGCACTTCTGGTTTGCTGTTGTCCTTGGAGAAATCTAAATCTGGGCCTGGGACAGAGGAGGGATGTAATCTGAACACTCCTTTGTCACAGGTCACCAGGGTGTGCTTGAGGGGACGGTAGACATAAACGGAATTTAGAGGCAGGGAAGACTGCAGAGAAGAAAGGTGATGTGCCACGAGCTCCCGACAGTGGATCAGCTGGGAGCTATCCATCTGggccaggagggaaaaaaacccacaaagttgATCATGTAGTTAATATAGACTACTCTGTCATTTTGCTGAccaccttccctcctccccagctttcttttctctccccacaCCTTCTAATTGAAACTCCTCTATTTCTCCAGTCTACCTATCATCTTCTTAGGGAACATGTCCAAATCTGTACTTCTAATGTCAGACTCTTTGAAACTTAAATTCTGTATTTGCAATGATACGGTGAACATCTTCATGAAAACAGAAACTATTCTCTTTTGTTCACTATATAAATCTAACATCTACTTTTGTGCAGTCTACTCCCCCTGGCTAGAAGACCCTTCACCCCACCCTCTTTGCCTCTTCTAATCTATTCACGAAGACCAAGGAACAAACATAAACTTGATTaagaatttagggaaaaaaaaaaccagaggtATGAAAAACTTTAAGAGATGGGGAAGATCACCTGGCTAAGAATTTAGaacaactttgtttttaaaatagccaaTAATTTAgaacaagtgtttttttttaaatagccaatgAGAACttctgataaattatatttttgtagaaattagtAGGCTTGACAACATGAACAAGaactgtttttgtttaatttggaGGTTTCACTAATTCCTTCGTATTCTTCAGGATAGTTCAGGTATCCTTTCTGAAGCTACCCTTTGACTCCCCCATGCCCCTTCCAGAATCTGTTTCTATTTCAGCCTGTCACCATACTCACATCACACTGTATTAAAATAATCTGCTTAACCATTAAGCTTTTCCTTTATAGACTATAAGCCCCCAAAAGGCAGGTATTGCATCATATTCATCTTTATTCCCTAAGTTTCTTTTCTAGTACAATGACTACACATGGAAGGCTTTCAAAATCTTACCTGTGGTAAAGAGTACAATTAGTCTCTCTGTCCTACTTTCCCTGTAATTAGTTAAAATAATCTTCctctgagatgcctgggtggctcacaggttgagtgactgcctttggctcagggcttgatcccagagtcccaggattgagtcccacatcaggctccctgcatggagcctgcttctcgttctgcctctgtctctgcctctctgtgtctctcatgaataagtaaaatcttttaaaaaaattaataaaatttaaaaataaataaaataatcttcctCTAACAACATACATTTTCTCCCCTATTTGAATATTTTAgcggccccctcagtgcctaccAGAAATAAGCTAACCTTTTTAGCTTGGCATAAGACTCTCCACAATCTGACCCCAACCTTCTTTTTCAGTCTTATCTCCTGGTGTATCCTACGCTGTGTTCCCCATTTCTGCCAAACAGGCCTGCACTCTCTAGTCTGCGCACAGCTTGCTCTCTCTTACTTTACCCCTGGTTCATCCTATTTCTATCTGTTGAAATTGTATTACCTATTCCTTCCAGGTCTGGCTAACTCACCATCTCCAGGAAACCTACTAGATTATTACCTATCAGGGATCACTTTCCAGTCTTGtgtattttataagtatttttggatattttttattttttaaggttttatttatttattcatgacagagagagaggcagaggcagagggagagggagagaagcaggctccatgcagggagcctgatgtgggacttgatccagggtctacaggaccacgccctgggccgaaggcggcgccaaaccgctgggccaccggggctgcccatttttgGATATTTCTTAACCACATTTTATTCATACCTATATAACCTACAGTACACAGCATGACTGTTTGCAATaccacagagaaaataaaggaaaataacgTATCTGCAAGAACAACGAACACACTTGGTCACAAGACTGGTTTTATcactaaaaatattcattatttgttACCCAGAAAAGTATAAgtggaaagaagaatgaaaggcAGGTGTTATCACAGTACAAATGTTAAAATGCCTAAACTCTTcagaaacaatacagaaaaatgaccatttttaatttctaccatttggttcactaatttttttcccttgtttgaAAGACACTAGATAGCACCCTAAGGGTATACTACTACTAGCtagtcttagaattttttttttcttcccttaaaagaATTCATAATACTTAAAGATAGTCCCCAACTATGAAGCTTACAACTGTAGGCTAGGACTTAGCATGTCCCAGGGATGCAGAACAAGCTGAGCCATAATAAAAAGAGTGgaacaaaaacacagaagaagGATGGGGGTTTATGGTTAAGGAGAGAAGTACCTCTGTCAATATTTCAAGAAGGCCAAACAAAAGGGAgatgacagaaatgaaagaaattgggAAGTGAAAAGGTTatagtataaaaattatttctgaaaagtaCTTACTACTTTACTTTAATAAACTGTTCTTTAGCAAATGACTAATATTTAGGGACCTAGAAAGGTAAAAGTATCACAAATATTCTAATGCCTTGATCACTGGGCTTAACATCACAGAACACTACAAAACAGAGTTCACACAGACGTGTGGTTTGAAAAAGGAcatgtattttaagtaaaaggaaaacTATGCCATTGTAATCTTTCTCTGTGAAAAAAAGTTAACAGAAAGTTatacagttgacccctgaacaacacaCGGCAGTTAGGGGAACCAACTCCCATAGTAGAAAAATTTGCATCTAATTTTCAACTCCCCAAAAACTTTACTAAATAACCTAATGACCAGAatccttaccaataacataaagtcaaataacagatattttgtattatacttacaataaagccagagaaaaaatattaaggaaatcctaagaaagagaaaacacatttacagtagTGTACTGtagtgcagttcaaacctgtgttgttcaagagtcaactgcattttgaaaaatgataaagaCATTATTCAAACCAATATCATCTATGTAAACTCTATTTCCATCCAACTAAATCCTATATCAAAAGAAATTCCTTCTAATCTACTACCTGAATTTGTTCTAAGGAAACAAATCAAGTATGATTTGTTGAGATCCAGTAGAGAAGACAAAACAAGCACATAAACTGGAATTACCATAATAACTTCAGACACCAGACAAGTCCTTTAATGAAACtgtaataaaaagatataaaacaaactCATTCTAATTGCAGGATGTTAAGAGGACATTTAGTGATAGTTTTCATGACTATCTTTCCAAATTTCAAATAATGGGAACCATTTTTAAGTAACCCTTGCAAGAAAAACACAACTGTAATGTAGCTCACCAAGGAAGGTGAGGCAGACAGCATTGAAAGTCTATAGGGCAGACAGCCGGATGGGTTACTGACCAGAAGAACACAACACACATGACAGGTTCAGATGGCCCCAGGTTTGCTGGACATGGACAGCACGAAGCACTGAAAACACCTGCTGCAGCAGTCTGGCCTTACGAACCCTCAAGACCCTGATGGGGAAGGCCTGCTACTTTACTGCCGGGCTAGGGATGAGGGAGATGATTACACTCACTCAACTCAGTAGAGTTAACATCCTGAAATGCTCAGTGGGTCACATTGATCAGAAAAAGGAGAATATGAGTGTAGATACAGAGGTAGAACAATGAAAGAAGGGATAACAGAAAGAAGTGTAGCCATTCCAGAAAGGTGACCAACAGGTATCATGGGAGCTAAGTGAAGCAGGGTTGGGCAACTAGGAAGGAAGCTTGCCTTTCAAACCAGGAACACTCACTGTACTTTGTCTGCAGTCAGAGGGAATAAAGACAGAGCCAGTGAGAGTGGTCTCCTCACAGTATGGGGTTGTCTATGATGGACATCAGTAGTCCCCTCAAACCAGGACACTGGCAAACACGTCAGAAGTAATTCTGGCATGATCTCACCAATACGTTGCAAAAATTTCCTATGCTAGAACCAAGAATGCAGAGAGAATATTTGATAGTACATGGCCTTATCACACGTCTAATTACAAAGATATTAGACCTGATACTCCTACCTAAACACAAATGAATGCAGCAAAGACAGTCTTGAGCCTTAAAGAATCAGGATCCATCAGGTTTGGGCCACATATGTTGGCTATCAGTCCCAGTTAGTTTTAGAGAACTGTTTAGACCAAGTCCCAAAGTCTGTGATACTGTTTTTAACTATCTTTTCCATTATAATTTGAATAGTATATGGGCAGagaccttttttcatttttttacaatCACTGTATCCCCAGTGCCTTAGACCACAGATTTTTCAATACATGTTTGTGGACTATAACTATTCACATAAGAGAATGGaacaatgttttttaaactatgtCCTAACAGCCTGCAGAAGGGGAGAGGCCATGCTGAGTGAGACTGCACCCAACAGGTCTCTGCCCCAAATACATATTAGAAAGTAGTATTTTCCTACTTTATATTCTGGGATTGTGTACAAGATTTTGTTGGAGTCAAGGGAAGGATTCCAGTTCTAAAAGAAACTCTGAAAACCACTGAACTAAATCTTTAAGGTGTGCATGGGAAAGCACTGGTTCTTTATTAAGCAGTCCTGTATGTCTCTGAGAAAGTCCCAAGTTCCCTGGACTGCAGGTTTAAGATATATACATGAATGAAATGATTTCAAAGATTTCTTCAAGTTCTAAATCCGTAATACTCcttcaataaaaaggaacaaatttcaGTGAACATTCTTCTTACAGCACCAAACACCAGAAGACTTATGAAAGAGAATAAGCATAttctccagtattttttttagtaGAGAACAAGCTCTCAAAGCTAGAGAATACAAATGCTATTTACAACAGTCTTACTATTTATGCTTCAGAGTCTATCCTCTTTGTGACAGTAATACCTCATATAGTAAATTTTCTCTACTAGCTTTGGGAATAGGCAAAGAGACCAAGTCAGAGCGTTTAAAGATGTcaacaggggcagcctgggtggctcagcagtttagcaccgccttcagcccagtgtgtgatcctggagacccaggatcgagttccatgtcaggctccctgcatggagcctgcttctccctctgcgcctctctctctctgtttctcatgaataaataaataaataaaatattttttaaaaataaagatgtcaactgttccaataaaaaaatgaaaaatggaatgtAGAAGTTTTCTATTAATATCCCTTCCCCTACTCCCACAGTCTCATGTAAATGATTAATATTCAAGTTCACTTTCCAACACCATAGGTAGGCAAAGTAAATTTCCTGTGCCACAGTATTCTTATATGGTAGTTTatgataatttctaaaaattctcaCTAAATAGCAACTATCtcctagaatttattttcatgatagCATTTATTTCAATGGAAAGAAATACTTCTCAATTTTAACAATCTAAGATATGCCATTAAGAGAACatatcgggacacctgggtagctcagtggttgagagcctgccttcggcccaaggtgtaatcctggggtcccgggatggagtcccacatcgggcttcctgcatgcagcctgcttcactctctgcctaggtctctgcctctctcataaataagtaaaatcttaaaaaaaaaaaaaaattaataatagaacatATCTCCCTTGTAAAGGAGAAACAGCCTGTGTTACAACTAACATCATATGCCTGTCCTAGGGACATAGAACAAGGAGAGCCATGCTAAAAACAGTGGAACAAAGCACACAGACGAGGCACGGGCCTTGTCTAATGTATTGCTAATATATTGCTCTGATCACCAACCTTTTTATGAAAAGGCTTTTAATCTTTCTCTGCTCACAGACTAGGAACTGAAATTCTCAGAGCTGAGAGGTAGCACTGAGGTTCTTACATGTGTGCTAACTTTTACAGTTCACATCCATGAGATCTATTAAGCAGCTTATAAAACACCAAATTCAAGTATTATTCTCTTTTACAGTACTCTAAGTTCAATAACTGCAGCTCTTTGCTAaacttagttcttttttattacaaaatgtaATTACGTAAGCTCAGAATTTAACTCTCTTTTCTCTAAAGACaatccaataaaataaatcagaataactACCACCAAATAAGAATAAATAGGGATATGTAAAAGGAAAGTACACTATTCACACACAGTCTTTTATGGATTCAGTTGGCAAGGGGTATGGTTTACAGCAAATGTAAACCTTTAAGTTCTATTTGATGACATGAATACAACCAATAAGCTTATCCAAAGtagttgccaacatatagcacccTTTACTAACTTTTCCATTTGAATGAGAATTTTCTCCATTAAAACTTGTACATTTTATATAGACAGTCGATAACTGTCTATATAAACTGGCCTATAACATTTTCTGTCAATTTGCAGATAGAAGTGATGGAATAATCTTAGGCAATAATAGGAACTACCAGGACAAAACCTCTTTCAGAAAGATAAGTTCTACTTGCCAAAGTCTAGTACAAATACTTGACTTTCTAGCCAACAATAAATTATTTGCTTGTCTAAAAAGCAACTTCTagccatttatgtttttaatttaccttttacAAAATAAGTGAAGTATACAGTTAAGAAGTACTATGATTAAACCTACACATATAGCTAGGAAGGTTCTTCATACAAAACATAAGGACAATATAATATAGAGAATCTTActacttaaagattttaagtaacttAGAAGAAGGgttgaaaagcaagaaaatactATCTAAGcgttagaagagaaaaaagttcaCCTAGCCTGTAAGTTTAAAGTATTTATTACTTTACTCTTATCTCCTCTTCAAAGTGGTTTGCCAGTACAAATTAGAAAGGTCTCTTAATTTTACAATCATCCAGTAGCCCTACGTATCCCCAATAAGACAAGAACTGAAAATGAACACTTAATTTGACTGACACCTACCTGTGCTTTCTGAAGCAGTTCAATTGTAAGAGGAAGCCAGTCAGGAATAAGTTTCTCCATTTCCAAACTAACAATGGCCAGAGCAAGCATGGATCCTTTGAATTGTAGAAGTTGGTTACAGGCCATACAGTGAAGGAGTTGCTTGGTAAGAACTGCCAAATGCTGAGATGGGCTCAGTTTGGGTAAACTGAAAAGTAACTGAGGCCTAGTTGACACTGCAATGgcatgaaactgaaaaaaaaaaaaaaaaaaaaaaaaaaaaatcacgagaACATCACACTGGATTTACTTTAAAGTTGTAGGTAAATTATGTACAGAAATCGACATAACCTCAGGTATTAATATCTTAAGTTAAATTTGACATATAtcctaatttctaattttttttcctaaaaatcacTACAAAACAAACGAGTGGGCAATCTACTTTCTTAAGTTACTAAAATAagattacatattaaaataggAAACTAAGAGACATTAGGTATATTTACAATGTGAAGAAAATCCAATGGTGTAGCTGTGTGAAGATCCCAATTCAACTTATCCAGAATAATTCTCTCCATCCTTAGAATTTCAGATGAAGAACATCCACAGAAACTGTCTCTTGCCAACACCTTCAGTACTGGAATTCTCTATCcaaagcagaggggaggggaacagGGCAGAGTGAagagggcagaaaaaaataaactaattttcaGTGTTTGTTCTGGTGAACAGAAAGCAagttaataaatagaaattttcaagAAACAGGCAcaactaatttttaaaggaaaatacctCATCCTCCTCAACAGTCTTGGCAGCTAGGAAAAAACAGCTGATCGCAATACAACTCAGGTATTTTGGGTGGGCCTaaataattttgaagagaaaaaaagcaattcagtgattttcaaaaagctaaaagagtttatttttaaaaactagatatgCATGTGAGACAGGTATGCACAATATTCGAAGGAATAATTAATCTGATTCCTACCTACTGCTTTCTAGGATCAGGACTAACTTTTAACTTCACAACCCTAGCCATAATTATATTCTATGACAACACTAAGATATTACATTGTAAAAGTTCAACCAATGCTAGTTACCCAAAGTTAAATTTCTACCCAGTAGAGAAGAACTTAATTTTAGAagacaatttatttaataaatacaattccaaaaattaaaaatttgtgcatgtgtgtattttataagCTAGTTTTACTCTCTTTACCAGTCATGTCAGTAATATTAATGTACTAGATGTTAGGggaattaaagagaaagaaaacaacatttaaaaaaaagactataaaccTATTCCagaaagaagacattaaaaagacTATAAACCtattccagctttatttttttttttaagattttatttatttattcatgagagacacagagagagaggggggtgggggcagagacacaggcagagggagaagcaggctccatgcagggagcctgacgtgggacttgatcccgggtctccaggatcaggccctgggatgaatgccgtgctaaaccactgagccacccggactgcccctaTTCCAgctttaaaaaactatatatagaCTGTTAgcagataaatagaaattttctaaTTAAGTGCCCACAAAAACATGTACATATTCAGGTTCCATGGCGAGAATGAAAAGCTCCTAAATTCACACAGAATCAATTAGTAGGAGAAAAAACTTTCTAAAGGGTTTGACATGCATAGGAAGGCTTGAATTTGACTTTTCCTTATCTATAAGGTAGGCCTACTTTTCCTTATTGATAGAATAAAGGTTTTGCCAAACCCAGCATCAGAATTCAGTTTTAAATAACCAGA
This window encodes:
- the CCNI gene encoding cyclin-I isoform X4, yielding MKFPGPLENQRLSFLLEKAISREAQMWKVNVPKMPTNQAHPKYLSCIAISCFFLAAKTVEEDERIPVLKVLARDSFCGCSSSEILRMERIILDKLNWDLHTATPLDFLHIFHAIAVSTRPQLLFSLPKLSPSQHLAVLTKQLLHCMACNQLLQFKGSMLALAIVSLEMEKLIPDWLPLTIELLQKAQMDSSQLIHCRELVAHHLSSLQSSLPLNSVYVYRPLKHTLVTCDKGVFRLHPSSVPGPDLDFSKDNSKPEVPVRGAAAFYHHLPAASGCKHTSAKRKVEEMEVDDFYDGIKRLYNEDNASENVGSVCGTDLSRQEGHASPCPPLQPVSVM
- the CCNI gene encoding cyclin-I isoform X2 — its product is MKFPGPLENQRLSFLLEKAISREAQMWKVNVPKMPTNQNVSPSQRDEVIQWLAKLKYQFNLYPETFALASSLLDRFLATVKAHPKYLSCIAISCFFLAAKTVEEDERIPVLKVLARDSFCGCSSSEILRMERIILDKLNWDLHTATPLDFLHIFHAIAVSTRPQLLFSLPKLSPSQHLAVLTKQLLHCMACNQLLQFKGSMLALAIVSLEMEKLIPDWLPLTIELLQKAQMDSSQLIHCRELVAHHLSSLQSSLPLNSVYVYRPLKHTLVTCDKGVFRLHPSSVPGPDLDFSKDNSKPEVPVRGAAAFYHHLPAASGCKHTSAKRKVEEMEVDDFYDGIKRLYNEDNASENVGSVCGTDLSRQEGHASPCPPLQPVSVM
- the CCNI gene encoding cyclin-I isoform X1 gives rise to the protein MKFPGPLENQRLSFLLEKAISREAQMWKVNVPKMPTNQSWSFPALLQNLLFCSPSWSSGGGACCADSQNVSPSQRDEVIQWLAKLKYQFNLYPETFALASSLLDRFLATVKAHPKYLSCIAISCFFLAAKTVEEDERIPVLKVLARDSFCGCSSSEILRMERIILDKLNWDLHTATPLDFLHIFHAIAVSTRPQLLFSLPKLSPSQHLAVLTKQLLHCMACNQLLQFKGSMLALAIVSLEMEKLIPDWLPLTIELLQKAQMDSSQLIHCRELVAHHLSSLQSSLPLNSVYVYRPLKHTLVTCDKGVFRLHPSSVPGPDLDFSKDNSKPEVPVRGAAAFYHHLPAASGCKHTSAKRKVEEMEVDDFYDGIKRLYNEDNASENVGSVCGTDLSRQEGHASPCPPLQPVSVM
- the CCNI gene encoding cyclin-I isoform X3, with the protein product MTPRLHCEAYSSAGEEEEEEEEEEEEEEEKNVSPSQRDEVIQWLAKLKYQFNLYPETFALASSLLDRFLATVKAHPKYLSCIAISCFFLAAKTVEEDERIPVLKVLARDSFCGCSSSEILRMERIILDKLNWDLHTATPLDFLHIFHAIAVSTRPQLLFSLPKLSPSQHLAVLTKQLLHCMACNQLLQFKGSMLALAIVSLEMEKLIPDWLPLTIELLQKAQMDSSQLIHCRELVAHHLSSLQSSLPLNSVYVYRPLKHTLVTCDKGVFRLHPSSVPGPDLDFSKDNSKPEVPVRGAAAFYHHLPAASGCKHTSAKRKVEEMEVDDFYDGIKRLYNEDNASENVGSVCGTDLSRQEGHASPCPPLQPVSVM